From Chloroflexota bacterium, one genomic window encodes:
- a CDS encoding nitrite/sulfite reductase, whose amino-acid sequence MVVKRSQKDPTWDLVLKRNCIERLKQEKSPEQILEELPELISCGYEEIPEEDIVRMHWWGIFHDKPKIGNFCMRIKAPGGILLPRQLRGIGELSVEFGRNEVELTTRQNVQIHWLRLPALPKAFDRVQALGLTTKGGCGDTVRNVTGCPVAGLDPDELFDPTPLLVRASRLFDEIPEYSNLPRKHKITISACPDWCNAPEIHDQALIAVQKDGRIGFSLWVGGGLASTPRLARSLGVFIEPDDVIPVLRAVIDEWSSQTRYRVSRVKARIKFMMDDYGPEAFRALIEKRLGRKLEDLPEEPRPRGAANHMGVHRQKQPGRYFIGFPVGSGRMTGEQMIAIAEILSRFGGDFRITRQQNFIITHVPEWELARVLDEMEALGFTTKASPLWANSVACTGNPHCNYALGDSKGTLQRMIQHLERALGAEAVRGLNLSLCVDGCPHACAHHWVGDIGLQGTTARQRGGGRATIEAYDIYLRGGLGRNAAIGRPIIRRVPADQVHLYVERLIRSYLTGRRDGESIQEFFARHTDEELIAIGVGGAEVPAASA is encoded by the coding sequence ATGGTGGTTAAGCGTTCTCAGAAGGACCCTACCTGGGACCTGGTTTTGAAGCGGAACTGCATTGAGCGGTTGAAGCAGGAGAAGAGCCCCGAGCAGATCCTGGAGGAGTTACCCGAGCTCATCTCCTGCGGGTACGAGGAGATCCCAGAGGAAGATATCGTGCGCATGCATTGGTGGGGGATCTTCCATGACAAGCCGAAGATCGGGAATTTCTGCATGCGGATCAAGGCCCCTGGCGGCATTCTGCTGCCCCGGCAGCTGCGTGGAATCGGAGAGCTCTCGGTGGAGTTCGGTCGGAACGAGGTGGAGCTGACCACGCGGCAGAACGTCCAGATCCACTGGCTGCGGCTTCCCGCCCTTCCCAAGGCTTTCGATCGCGTGCAGGCGCTGGGTCTGACGACGAAAGGGGGATGTGGCGACACGGTTCGCAACGTCACCGGGTGCCCGGTGGCCGGATTGGATCCCGATGAGCTGTTCGACCCCACCCCGTTGCTGGTTCGGGCCTCGCGCCTCTTCGACGAGATACCGGAGTATTCCAACCTGCCGCGCAAGCACAAGATCACCATCAGCGCCTGCCCGGACTGGTGCAACGCGCCCGAAATCCATGATCAGGCCCTGATCGCCGTCCAGAAGGATGGTCGAATCGGGTTCTCCCTGTGGGTGGGAGGCGGGTTGGCTTCCACCCCACGACTTGCCAGATCCCTGGGGGTGTTCATCGAGCCCGATGACGTGATCCCCGTGTTGCGCGCCGTCATCGACGAGTGGAGCAGCCAGACGCGCTATCGCGTCAGCCGCGTCAAGGCCCGGATCAAGTTCATGATGGATGACTACGGCCCGGAGGCCTTTCGGGCGCTCATCGAGAAGCGGCTGGGCCGCAAGCTGGAGGATCTGCCGGAGGAGCCGCGCCCGCGCGGCGCTGCCAACCACATGGGCGTTCATCGACAGAAGCAGCCGGGGCGCTACTTCATCGGCTTTCCCGTCGGGTCGGGCAGGATGACGGGGGAGCAGATGATCGCCATCGCTGAGATCCTGAGCCGCTTCGGGGGGGACTTCCGGATCACCCGGCAGCAGAACTTCATCATCACCCATGTCCCGGAGTGGGAGCTCGCGCGCGTGCTGGATGAGATGGAGGCGCTGGGATTTACGACGAAGGCCTCCCCGCTGTGGGCCAATAGCGTCGCATGCACCGGGAACCCTCACTGCAATTACGCTTTGGGGGATTCCAAGGGGACGTTGCAGCGTATGATCCAGCACCTGGAACGGGCTTTGGGGGCGGAGGCCGTGCGGGGGTTGAACCTGAGCCTGTGCGTGGACGGGTGCCCCCACGCCTGCGCACACCACTGGGTGGGCGATATCGGGCTTCAGGGCACGACCGCGCGTCAGCGCGGCGGCGGCAGGGCGACCATCGAGGCCTATGACATCTACCTGCGAGGGGGGCTGGGGCGGAATGCCGCCATCGGGCGTCCCATCATCCGCCGGGTTCCAGCCGACCAAGTCCACCTCTATGTGGAGCGTTTGATTCGGAGCTATCTCACCGGGCGGCGGGACGGCGAGTCCATTCAGGAGTTCTTCGCCCGTCACACGGACGAGGAGCTCATCGCGATCGGCGTCGGAGGGGCCGAGGTCCCGGCCGCCTCCGCCTGA
- a CDS encoding copper-translocating P-type ATPase — protein sequence MAEKRVTLPVAGMHCANCAGTIERNLKKLTGVLDAHVNYATERATVVFDPSAVGEDAIIRRIKDVGYDVPTARVELPITGMTCANCAATVERTLRKLPGVVDVAVNFATEKATVEYVPGLASRSDLVAAVERAGYGVVEAPAGQLEDAEQAAREAEIRDQTRKFWVGVAFSLPLFLLSMARDLGLLGTWAHAPWVNWLMLALATPVQFYVGWDYYVGGWKALRNGSANMDVLVAMGSSAAYFYSLPVTIALTLGSSALGEHVYYETAAVIITLIKLGKLLEARAKGQTSAAIKRLMGLRAKTARVVRDGVEVDIPIEQVQVGDVVIVRPGEKIPVDGIVIEGHSAVDESMLTGESMPVEKGPGDEVIGATLNKQGMLKFEATRVGAETALAQIIRLVQEAQGSKAPIQRLADRVAGVFVPVVIAIALVTLLVWWFGVGVGFTPAMIRMVAVLVIACPCALGLATPTAIMVGTGRGAEQGILFKSSEALERAHALKVIVLDKTGTITRGEPEVTDVIVIDGRSGGGDRESEILRLAASAERGSEHPLGEAIVRAAQARGLPLAQPDRFEAISGQGIIAQVEGHQVLVGTPALMAGRSVHLDGLEGVARRLHAEAKTAMWVAVDGEVVGIIAVADTVKPGSREAVAEMRRLGLQVVMMTGDNRETAEAIAREVGVDRVLAEVLPGDKAAEVRRLQEEGVGLVGMVGDGINDAPALAQADVGFAIGTGTDVAMEAADVTLMRGDLRSVPQAIALSRATMRIIKENLFWAFFYNVILIPVAAGVLYPFTALPMMLRALHPMLAAFAMAFSSITVVSNSLRLRRVSLSI from the coding sequence ATGGCGGAGAAGCGGGTGACCCTGCCCGTCGCGGGGATGCACTGTGCCAACTGCGCGGGCACCATCGAGCGCAACCTGAAGAAGCTGACGGGTGTGCTTGATGCCCATGTCAACTATGCGACGGAGCGGGCGACGGTCGTTTTCGATCCGTCGGCGGTGGGCGAGGACGCGATCATCCGCAGGATCAAGGACGTGGGATATGACGTACCCACAGCCCGGGTCGAGCTGCCCATCACCGGCATGACGTGTGCCAACTGCGCGGCGACCGTCGAGCGGACCCTGCGGAAGCTGCCGGGCGTGGTCGATGTGGCCGTGAACTTCGCTACGGAGAAGGCGACGGTCGAATACGTCCCGGGCCTGGCGTCCCGCTCCGACCTGGTGGCGGCCGTTGAGCGGGCGGGCTATGGCGTCGTCGAGGCGCCCGCCGGCCAGTTGGAGGATGCGGAGCAGGCCGCCCGAGAGGCGGAGATCCGGGATCAGACGCGCAAGTTCTGGGTGGGCGTGGCCTTCTCCCTGCCGCTGTTCCTGCTCAGCATGGCCCGGGACCTGGGTTTGCTGGGGACGTGGGCGCATGCGCCCTGGGTGAACTGGTTGATGCTGGCCCTGGCCACGCCGGTGCAGTTCTACGTCGGCTGGGACTACTACGTGGGCGGCTGGAAGGCGCTGCGCAATGGGTCGGCCAACATGGATGTGTTGGTGGCCATGGGGTCCTCCGCCGCCTACTTCTACAGCCTGCCCGTCACCATCGCGCTCACGCTGGGCTCCTCTGCCCTAGGCGAACACGTCTACTACGAGACGGCGGCGGTCATCATCACCCTCATCAAGCTGGGGAAGCTGCTGGAGGCTCGCGCCAAGGGTCAGACCAGCGCGGCCATCAAGAGGCTGATGGGGTTACGGGCCAAGACGGCGCGGGTGGTGCGGGATGGCGTCGAGGTGGACATCCCCATCGAGCAGGTGCAGGTAGGGGACGTGGTCATCGTGCGCCCTGGCGAGAAGATCCCGGTGGACGGCATCGTCATCGAGGGGCACTCGGCGGTGGACGAGAGCATGCTCACCGGCGAGAGCATGCCGGTGGAGAAAGGCCCGGGCGATGAGGTGATCGGCGCCACGCTGAACAAACAGGGGATGCTGAAATTCGAGGCCACCCGGGTCGGCGCCGAGACGGCATTGGCCCAAATCATCCGGCTGGTGCAGGAGGCGCAGGGGAGCAAAGCGCCCATCCAGCGTCTGGCCGATCGGGTAGCGGGCGTCTTCGTCCCGGTGGTGATCGCCATCGCCCTCGTCACCCTGCTGGTGTGGTGGTTCGGCGTGGGCGTGGGATTCACGCCGGCGATGATCCGCATGGTCGCCGTCCTGGTGATCGCCTGCCCGTGCGCCCTGGGCCTGGCCACGCCGACGGCCATCATGGTGGGGACGGGCAGGGGGGCCGAGCAAGGGATCCTGTTCAAGAGCAGCGAGGCCCTGGAGCGGGCTCACGCCCTGAAGGTGATCGTCCTGGACAAGACCGGCACCATCACCCGGGGGGAGCCGGAGGTGACGGACGTCATCGTGATCGATGGGCGGTCCGGGGGCGGCGATCGTGAGTCGGAGATCTTGCGCCTGGCGGCCTCGGCCGAGCGGGGCAGTGAGCACCCGTTGGGCGAGGCCATCGTCCGGGCGGCTCAGGCTCGCGGCCTCCCGCTGGCGCAGCCGGATCGGTTCGAGGCGATCTCCGGCCAGGGGATCATCGCCCAGGTGGAGGGGCACCAGGTTCTCGTGGGAACCCCCGCGCTGATGGCCGGGCGCTCCGTGCATCTGGATGGCCTGGAGGGGGTGGCCCGGCGATTGCACGCTGAGGCCAAGACGGCCATGTGGGTGGCGGTGGATGGCGAGGTCGTGGGGATCATCGCCGTCGCCGACACGGTCAAGCCGGGGTCCCGGGAGGCGGTGGCGGAGATGCGCCGGTTGGGGCTTCAGGTCGTCATGATGACGGGCGACAACCGAGAGACGGCGGAGGCGATCGCCCGTGAGGTGGGGGTTGACCGGGTGCTGGCGGAGGTCCTCCCGGGCGACAAGGCGGCCGAGGTCAGGCGATTGCAGGAGGAGGGCGTTGGGCTGGTGGGGATGGTGGGGGATGGCATCAACGACGCGCCGGCGCTGGCCCAGGCGGATGTGGGATTCGCCATCGGCACCGGGACCGATGTCGCCATGGAGGCGGCGGATGTCACCCTGATGCGGGGCGACCTGCGCTCCGTGCCCCAGGCGATCGCTCTGAGCCGGGCGACGATGCGGATCATCAAGGAGAACCTGTTCTGGGCCTTCTTCTACAACGTCATCTTGATCCCCGTGGCCGCCGGGGTGCTGTATCCCTTCACCGCGTTGCCCATGATGCTGCGGGCGCTTCATCCGATGCTGGCCGCTTTCGCCATGGCGTTCAGCAGCATCACCGTGGTGAGCAACAGCCTGCGGCTGCGGCGGGTTTCGCTCAGCATTTGA
- a CDS encoding heavy metal transporter → MPSKTFRVPNISCGHCVMTIQREVGELEGVVSVKADEATKMVTVEWNEPPASWERIRTLLEEINYPPED, encoded by the coding sequence ATGCCGAGCAAGACGTTTCGAGTTCCTAACATCAGTTGCGGACATTGCGTGATGACGATCCAACGGGAGGTGGGCGAGCTGGAGGGCGTCGTCTCCGTGAAGGCGGACGAGGCCACCAAGATGGTGACGGTGGAGTGGAACGAGCCTCCCGCCAGCTGGGAGCGGATCCGCACCCTGTTGGAGGAGATCAACTATCCTCCCGAGGATTGA
- a CDS encoding GAF domain-containing protein yields the protein MNCSDRHLAAVLRVISETNQLRDLDDVLRNVASILVEYLGFESCWIGLLGKNSQVLEGRAGAGAIALSRVRDLRLSVSSPSQIPAVAAVAERQSLILLSNGASAPSEVEAAIHPAPLGSRAYVPILDSEKVHGVICVTRDAASPITAEDMQVLEAIAQQVAIVVRNDHLLARLQKEARRWEGVATACEAVHRSVALTDVLEAIARGVVDALGFRMAVINVRQNDMFDVMAIVAPPEAVEKLSGQQIPWSEFADLMQEKFRVSRSYLIRHDQVDWGKLSMGSRIYRPNLPERGEGYWHPDDMLLIPMYYDGELIGILSVDDPEDGLIPSMSAIQTLEVFANQAAVAIAKARLFDELQARNQELDAFSYSVTHDLKTPLTTVRGYAEALSMMYGEQLGPEGRELTQRIQEGADQMATIIDDLLMLARASRLSGPAERVDLNCILRAVLRRFNEVLIERNVQVEVGSDLPFVCGHTTWVEQVFANLIDNAIKYAGRENDAPHIVIDGRQEGEMVHVWVQDNGLGFAPEQCAQLFDMFSRFHETEAPGTGLGLTIAQRAIQRMGGRIWAHSAGPGQGSTFHVLLPAKCDVCDSQTGDAPSEERRGCDGARLRRAGDKGEG from the coding sequence GTGAATTGTTCTGACCGACATCTGGCGGCTGTGCTTCGGGTGATCTCGGAGACGAACCAGTTACGTGACCTCGACGACGTCCTGAGAAATGTGGCCAGCATCCTTGTGGAGTATCTCGGCTTTGAGTCCTGCTGGATCGGATTGCTCGGTAAGAACTCCCAGGTCCTGGAGGGTCGGGCTGGGGCTGGAGCGATCGCCCTGAGTCGGGTGCGGGATCTGCGGCTGTCCGTGTCCTCCCCGTCCCAGATCCCGGCAGTGGCGGCGGTCGCGGAAAGACAATCCCTGATTTTGCTCTCCAATGGTGCGTCTGCCCCCTCGGAGGTGGAAGCCGCCATACACCCCGCCCCTTTGGGGAGCCGGGCTTATGTGCCCATCCTCGATTCGGAGAAGGTGCACGGCGTGATCTGCGTGACCCGCGATGCTGCCTCCCCCATCACCGCTGAGGACATGCAGGTTTTGGAGGCCATCGCCCAACAGGTGGCCATCGTGGTGCGGAACGATCACCTTCTCGCTCGCTTGCAGAAGGAGGCGCGCCGTTGGGAGGGGGTGGCCACCGCGTGCGAGGCGGTGCATCGCAGCGTGGCCCTCACCGATGTATTGGAGGCGATCGCCCGTGGCGTCGTCGATGCGTTAGGGTTCCGGATGGCCGTGATCAACGTGCGCCAGAACGATATGTTTGACGTCATGGCCATCGTGGCCCCTCCCGAGGCGGTAGAAAAGCTGTCCGGGCAGCAGATCCCCTGGTCGGAGTTCGCCGACCTGATGCAGGAGAAGTTCCGGGTCAGCCGCTCCTATCTGATTCGACACGATCAGGTGGACTGGGGGAAGCTGTCTATGGGATCCCGTATCTATCGCCCGAACCTGCCGGAACGCGGGGAAGGGTACTGGCATCCGGATGATATGCTCCTGATCCCCATGTATTATGACGGCGAACTCATCGGGATCCTCTCCGTGGATGACCCCGAGGATGGGCTGATCCCCAGCATGAGCGCCATCCAGACGCTGGAGGTCTTCGCCAACCAGGCGGCGGTGGCCATCGCCAAGGCCAGGCTGTTCGATGAATTGCAGGCCCGCAATCAGGAGTTGGACGCCTTCTCCTACTCGGTCACCCACGATCTGAAGACTCCGCTTACCACCGTGCGAGGGTATGCCGAGGCGTTGAGCATGATGTACGGGGAGCAGCTGGGCCCGGAGGGGCGGGAGCTGACCCAGCGCATCCAGGAGGGGGCGGATCAGATGGCCACCATCATCGATGATCTGCTCATGCTGGCCCGGGCGAGTCGCCTGTCCGGGCCGGCCGAACGGGTCGATCTGAACTGCATCCTCCGGGCGGTCCTCCGGCGCTTTAATGAGGTGCTGATCGAGCGCAATGTGCAGGTGGAGGTGGGCTCCGATCTGCCGTTCGTGTGCGGCCATACGACCTGGGTGGAGCAGGTGTTCGCGAATTTGATCGACAACGCCATCAAGTACGCCGGGCGTGAGAACGATGCTCCGCATATCGTCATCGACGGCCGGCAGGAAGGGGAGATGGTCCATGTGTGGGTGCAGGATAACGGGCTGGGGTTCGCACCCGAACAGTGCGCTCAGCTCTTCGATATGTTCTCCCGCTTCCACGAGACGGAGGCCCCGGGCACGGGGTTGGGGTTGACGATCGCTCAGCGGGCGATTCAGCGCATGGGAGGGCGGATCTGGGCGCACAGCGCGGGGCCCGGGCAGGGGAGCACGTTCCATGTGTTGTTGCCGGCGAAGTGCGATGTGTGTGACTCGCAGACGGGAGATGCGCCATCGGAGGAGCGACGGGGTTGTGATGGCGCTCGATTGCGTCGGGCGGGGGATAAAGGGGAGGGATAG
- a CDS encoding class I SAM-dependent methyltransferase: MTSRSAQSDTALRVTRRLLDDLLGDAAARTVAVRLWDGSYWPDDAPRPVTIVLKHPGALRAMLWPGTELGLAEAYLYDDFDIEGDIEALFGVADALTQNLDDWTKKVRAARDLLRLPSGDGRRVGRRGPARLRGKRHSIERDRQAVTYHYDVSNDFYALWLDRRMVYSCAYFHTPDEDLDTAQERKLDYICRKLRLQPGQRLLDIGCGWGGLVIHAAQHYGVDATGITLSQPQADLANQRIAEAGLADRCRVLVRDYREVDEPEAYDALVSVGMFEHVGEALLPTYFAQARRLLRPRGVFLNHGIAKRLTDPPPKGPTFSDTYVFPDGELVPISTTLRVAEECGFEVRDVESLREHYALTLRHWVRRLEAHHQEALQFVDEPTYRVWRLFMSGSAHGFTVGRLNVYQALLVKPDEDGRSGLPLTREDWYRAREEPAPQVA; encoded by the coding sequence ATGACGTCCAGAAGTGCGCAATCCGATACGGCTCTTCGCGTGACGCGGCGATTGTTGGATGACCTGTTGGGGGACGCGGCGGCCCGGACGGTAGCCGTCCGGCTGTGGGACGGCTCCTACTGGCCTGATGATGCACCGCGTCCCGTCACGATCGTCCTGAAGCATCCGGGCGCGCTGCGGGCGATGCTTTGGCCTGGCACGGAGCTGGGGCTGGCCGAGGCGTACCTGTACGACGACTTCGACATCGAAGGGGACATCGAGGCGCTGTTCGGCGTGGCGGACGCCTTGACCCAGAACCTGGACGATTGGACGAAGAAGGTGCGCGCAGCGCGTGACCTGTTGCGCCTGCCGTCCGGCGATGGTCGCCGGGTCGGGCGGCGCGGCCCCGCCCGGCTGCGCGGGAAACGCCACTCCATCGAGCGTGATCGTCAGGCCGTCACGTATCACTACGATGTCTCCAACGATTTCTACGCGCTCTGGCTGGACCGGCGCATGGTGTACTCGTGTGCCTACTTCCATACGCCCGATGAGGATCTGGACACGGCCCAGGAGCGCAAGCTGGACTACATCTGTCGCAAGTTGCGATTGCAGCCGGGCCAGCGTCTGTTGGACATCGGATGTGGTTGGGGAGGGCTGGTGATCCACGCTGCCCAACACTACGGCGTGGACGCCACCGGCATCACCCTCAGTCAGCCGCAGGCGGATCTGGCCAATCAGCGTATCGCCGAGGCCGGGCTTGCCGATCGATGCCGGGTGCTGGTGCGTGATTACCGGGAGGTGGATGAGCCGGAGGCATACGACGCGCTGGTGAGCGTGGGGATGTTCGAGCATGTGGGCGAGGCACTGCTGCCCACCTATTTCGCCCAGGCCCGGCGCTTGTTGCGGCCCCGTGGCGTCTTTCTGAACCACGGCATCGCCAAACGCCTGACGGATCCTCCCCCCAAGGGGCCCACTTTCTCCGACACGTATGTATTCCCTGATGGCGAGTTGGTGCCCATCAGCACGACGTTGCGGGTGGCGGAGGAGTGCGGGTTTGAGGTCCGGGATGTGGAGAGCCTGCGCGAACATTACGCGCTCACGTTGCGGCATTGGGTGCGTCGGTTGGAGGCTCATCACCAGGAGGCGTTGCAGTTCGTGGACGAGCCGACCTATCGCGTCTGGCGTCTCTTCATGTCCGGCTCCGCTCACGGGTTCACCGTGGGGCGGCTGAACGTCTATCAGGCGCTGCTGGTCAAGCCGGACGAGGATGGGCGCTCTGGCCTCCCGCTCACGCGCGAGGATTGGTATCGCGCCCGCGAGGAGCCCGCACCTCAGGTGGCGTGA
- a CDS encoding ABC transporter ATP-binding protein → MTPSIHTDPDTILEIHNLKTYFFLDRGTVRAVDGVDLSLKRKTTLGLVGESGCGKSVTAMSIMRLIQSPPGRIVDGEILLRRNGGQRIVDLASLDPRGAEIRSIRGAEIAMVFQEPMTSLNPLYTIGSQIAEAVQLHQKVSHREAMERALEMLHKVQIADPERRLHEYPHQMSGGMRQRVMIALALSCNPSILIADEPTTALDVTVQAQILDLMRELQEDFDSSIIMITHNLGVVSQMADYVAVMYLGKIVEYSDVREVFHNPLHPYTSGLLKSIPVFGRKRKLIPIKGIVPSPTEVIPGCSFAPRCPQAMPICSEEHPTLKEVQPGHLASCWLYE, encoded by the coding sequence ATGACGCCCTCGATACACACAGATCCCGACACAATTTTGGAGATCCACAACCTCAAAACGTACTTCTTCCTCGATAGAGGTACGGTCAGAGCGGTCGACGGGGTGGATCTGTCGCTGAAGCGAAAGACGACTTTAGGGTTGGTTGGGGAGAGCGGGTGTGGGAAGAGCGTGACGGCCATGTCCATTATGCGGCTGATCCAGTCCCCTCCCGGTAGAATCGTTGACGGCGAGATCCTCCTCCGACGCAACGGCGGCCAGCGCATCGTGGACCTGGCCTCGCTGGATCCCCGTGGAGCCGAGATACGAAGCATCCGAGGCGCCGAGATCGCGATGGTCTTCCAGGAACCCATGACCTCCCTGAACCCCCTGTACACGATTGGATCCCAAATCGCCGAGGCGGTGCAACTACATCAGAAAGTGAGCCACAGGGAAGCCATGGAGCGGGCCCTGGAGATGCTGCATAAGGTCCAGATCGCCGACCCGGAGCGGCGGTTGCACGAGTATCCCCACCAGATGAGCGGCGGTATGCGCCAACGGGTCATGATCGCCCTGGCCCTCTCCTGTAATCCCTCCATTCTCATCGCCGATGAGCCCACCACCGCGCTGGACGTCACCGTCCAGGCGCAGATCCTGGATCTCATGCGTGAGCTTCAGGAGGACTTCGATTCATCGATCATCATGATCACCCATAACCTGGGCGTGGTCTCCCAGATGGCCGACTATGTGGCGGTCATGTACCTGGGAAAGATCGTGGAGTACTCGGACGTGCGGGAGGTCTTCCATAACCCTCTGCACCCCTACACATCCGGGCTTCTGAAGTCCATTCCCGTGTTCGGGAGGAAGCGCAAACTGATCCCCATCAAGGGGATCGTCCCCTCCCCCACGGAGGTGATCCCGGGGTGCTCCTTTGCACCCCGCTGTCCGCAGGCGATGCCCATCTGCTCCGAGGAGCATCCCACTTTGAAGGAGGTGCAGCCGGGGCATCTGGCCTCCTGCTGGCTTTACGAATGA
- a CDS encoding ABC transporter substrate-binding protein: MKSFRIALNLLVILSFVLVACQPSAPAPTPAPAEEKPAEAATPTKEAPAEEAPAVELQGPVPYPEGKPMPGGREPVKYNLDEILTYKALPEYHQPAWMDEFVEKGLLPPVEERLPKEPQVLLKAGMTDGIGAYGGLWRDFSACPTEGWNLAAGQTQGWFGINIIYEEALVVSGPIFMRKDKIEPLPNLAKSWEWSEDGYELTMHLIEGAKWSDGEPFTADDVMFTWEDIILDPNVNSWTSRTSWQIDGKDITLEKIDDYTIKWTFPVPFPVQKLFDMDEYDFYVAPAHIWKPLHPKYNPEMDYVSFEKAWPPDKLPPVTMGPWVAVEYKTDEIMILRRNPYYWKVDEEGNQLPYLDEVVFEKGSSGVGRTLGTLAGSLDHTNLENPSTFLEVLKRMQEPDAHFYVEWGPETLAFSLHLNQSATLGVKSDRDKALRELFRDIRFRRAVSQAIDRDGIAQAIIRGPFLRAWPGGLYPGSPYFDRESVVYYPYSPETSKALLAELGFKDTDGNGILNWTTGPLAGQDLVISLLAPEDQEASVSIAETLVPMLGAVGIQVNFRPAKPTVLGDAQISGEWEMMVYRGGQEYAVPFTRARMLAPITKEYPMWHREGEEPRQLRPFEEELVRIVKEFALEPDSNKRKELMAEYNRIFTENIYDIGVVIGRYGLALAKRFKNVPVACPTFLYQWTWANCVPERIWVAPEDQLQQLKPGVVPLYEK; encoded by the coding sequence ATGAAATCCTTTCGGATCGCTCTGAACCTCTTGGTGATCCTGTCGTTCGTGTTGGTGGCCTGCCAGCCATCGGCACCCGCCCCAACACCCGCTCCAGCGGAGGAGAAGCCGGCCGAGGCGGCGACACCAACGAAGGAAGCGCCCGCTGAGGAGGCGCCCGCCGTCGAGCTGCAGGGTCCGGTCCCCTATCCGGAAGGCAAGCCCATGCCCGGCGGCCGAGAGCCCGTGAAGTACAACCTCGACGAGATCCTGACCTACAAGGCGCTCCCCGAGTACCACCAGCCGGCCTGGATGGATGAGTTCGTCGAGAAGGGCCTCCTGCCTCCCGTGGAGGAGCGACTGCCCAAGGAGCCGCAGGTGCTCCTGAAGGCCGGTATGACGGATGGAATCGGAGCGTATGGTGGCCTCTGGCGTGACTTCTCCGCCTGCCCTACGGAAGGGTGGAACCTGGCCGCCGGCCAGACCCAGGGCTGGTTCGGCATCAACATCATCTACGAGGAGGCCCTGGTGGTGAGCGGGCCGATCTTCATGCGTAAGGACAAGATCGAGCCCCTGCCCAACCTGGCCAAGAGCTGGGAGTGGTCGGAGGACGGCTACGAGCTCACCATGCACCTGATCGAGGGTGCCAAGTGGTCCGATGGCGAGCCCTTCACCGCCGACGACGTGATGTTCACCTGGGAGGACATCATCCTGGATCCCAACGTGAACTCCTGGACCTCCCGCACCTCCTGGCAGATCGACGGAAAGGACATCACGCTCGAGAAGATCGACGACTACACCATCAAGTGGACCTTCCCGGTGCCCTTCCCGGTGCAGAAGCTCTTCGACATGGACGAGTACGACTTCTACGTCGCGCCGGCCCACATCTGGAAGCCGCTCCATCCCAAGTACAATCCGGAGATGGACTACGTGAGCTTCGAGAAGGCCTGGCCGCCCGACAAGCTGCCTCCGGTCACCATGGGCCCGTGGGTCGCGGTGGAGTACAAAACCGACGAGATCATGATCCTGCGCCGCAACCCCTACTACTGGAAGGTGGACGAGGAAGGGAACCAGCTACCCTATCTGGACGAGGTCGTGTTTGAGAAGGGCTCCTCCGGCGTGGGCCGCACGTTGGGCACCCTGGCCGGAAGCCTGGACCACACGAACCTGGAGAACCCCAGCACCTTCCTGGAGGTGTTGAAGCGGATGCAGGAGCCCGACGCCCACTTCTACGTGGAGTGGGGTCCCGAGACCCTGGCCTTCTCCCTGCACCTGAATCAGTCGGCCACCCTGGGGGTGAAGTCCGATCGGGATAAGGCGCTGCGGGAGCTGTTCCGGGACATCCGCTTCCGCCGGGCTGTCAGTCAGGCCATCGACCGGGACGGGATCGCACAGGCCATCATCCGTGGTCCCTTCCTGCGGGCCTGGCCGGGTGGCCTCTATCCCGGATCGCCCTACTTCGATCGGGAGTCGGTGGTCTACTATCCCTACAGCCCGGAGACCTCCAAGGCCCTCCTGGCTGAGCTGGGCTTCAAGGACACCGACGGCAACGGGATCCTGAACTGGACCACCGGCCCGCTGGCTGGCCAGGACCTGGTGATCTCCCTGCTCGCCCCCGAGGACCAGGAGGCCTCCGTCAGCATCGCGGAGACGCTGGTGCCCATGCTGGGTGCGGTCGGCATCCAGGTCAACTTCCGCCCGGCGAAGCCCACCGTGCTCGGCGATGCTCAGATCAGCGGCGAGTGGGAGATGATGGTCTACCGCGGCGGCCAGGAGTACGCCGTCCCCTTCACCCGCGCTCGCATGCTGGCGCCGATCACGAAGGAATACCCCATGTGGCACCGCGAGGGCGAGGAGCCCCGACAGCTCCGACCGTTTGAGGAGGAACTGGTGCGCATCGTCAAGGAGTTCGCGCTGGAGCCGGATTCCAACAAGCGGAAGGAGCTGATGGCCGAGTACAACCGCATCTTCACCGAGAACATCTACGACATCGGCGTGGTGATCGGCCGATACGGGCTGGCCCTGGCCAAGCGGTTCAAGAACGTCCCGGTCGCCTGTCCGACGTTCCTCTATCAGTGGACGTGGGCCAACTGCGTGCCGGAGCGGATCTGGGTCGCGCCGGAGGACCAGCTGCAACAGCTCAAGCCCGGCGTGGTCCCGCTCTACGAGAAGTAG